The sequence AAAATGGTGTGATTAAGGCCAGGAGCAACATCCTGTAGCCCTATCCACACAGTTCGCGAGAACACACAGGACTCCAGTTGTCAGCAGAAAGATTCAAGATAAAACCTACTAAATATTACTTTATGAAACTCACTTATAAGTGCAGCCACCATTGAATTCAAGCTACATGCTGTTCATTCTAGTCAGAGTTCTTGGCAAAAGTTTAACAAAAAAGTTTCATCTCTTGAGGAGCAGGCCTGATGTAGTGGTGACTGGTGAGAGCTGCTTCACTGAGTTACCAGGTCGCGGGATCGAAGCAGTCTCTCCACATTGGGGGGAGGCTTGCCTTGGTTTATCCCTCCTCTcaaccccactcatgtgggatCCTCTAGCACTAGCTCTGCTCTCTTGATAATAGTCATAGACTCATTTGTTGTTTACATTCTTCCACAATAGGACTAATTATAATATTTATCACCTGAACAACAAAGCATAAGTGGTACAAATTACAAAATAAGACGATGAAGGGGCTGAAACAACCATGTTAAGGTGACAAAAGATGCCCATTACCGGTGAAAAAGAAATCTATAGTTGTAAAATACCATGTTAAGGTGCCTTGCCTAGCCTAACATAACACAAGAGCCTCTTCAGGAATGCTACCCACATAAGCATCATGTCCACAAAGTTATGAATCAGGGCACACAATAAAGGCCGAAGTAGAAAATAGGTGAAAAGGAACCAGAGAAGTGCACCGACTAAAGAAAGGTAATTTCCCCTCATGTAGTTCAATTGCCCAGTTTGATTCCTTACCTAATGTTGTGATTTGTGAAATATAAGGCTCACATATTCATCCTAACTAAGAAACTAACTTAAAAGGATTTCCACGGAAGAGTGTAAGATGCCCAAACTTACCTGAATCTTACACTTTTTGTATGAGGATGACTTGCTAGACAATCAAGCTGACATATTCATAACATCACAACTAGGTTGGTTGGCTTGCCGAATAATTCTGCATGGCCCAGTTGCAAGCTAGGTCATAGGATCATAGCATATTACATCTATATGCAACATAGATAGGAATTTCGATAAGATCTATGATTTAACCATTATCAGGACCAATCAAGCTCAAAGCTGGATGCCTTTATATTTTTAACTTTTGCAAGAATTCTATTCCCAAAATATTCCAGTTTGCAATTGCGAGTAGCCACAAATATCCTATGTTATCATCGTTTCAAAGCTTAGTGCACCAAAATTTCACATACAAAATTCAAAGGAACAGCAAAAGTTGGAAGGCTGCCTTACCCTATTAACCCTCGCAACATTGCTAATGTCCATCTGCTGCTGGTCCAGGCCAATTGGAGCCACCAGCACCACCTCTGAGCTCATCCATCCACTCCTTGAAGAACTCTGGATCATAACCGCCCTCTTCATCCTCCTCCCGGTCAGGAATGCCTTCTTCAAATCCCCCTTCCTCCATAGCATCAATGGTGGACTCTGTAGGCCCTGTCACCACATCCTTGTTTGGCTTAGTAACTGCTGGCGTGTGGCCTTCAAAGAGCGCTAGATGACCGAAGAGCTTGTCCTTGCGGGAGAAGGTGGTGCCGCAGGAGCAGCGCCACTGTGCCTCCTCGCCGCAGTGGCGGAGGTGGCTGCGGAGGTCCGCCAGGACAGCGAAGCGCTTCTTGCCGCCACATCGCTCGCAGGCGTAGAGCTTGGGGCAGTGGCTGCGCCGGAAGTGGTTCCGCGCGCACACCGCCGACTTGAGCGGCCGGAAGCGGCGGTGTGTGCGGTTCCTGTTGCAGCCCGCAAAGGGGCAGGAGAAGCGCACGTTGCTGCCAACGGGCGGCTTCGGCTGGCCGTGACCAGGGCGGGAGAGCGCGTCTAGGGTCTTGAAGCGGTCGCCGTGGGCGCGCATGTGCATCCTGAGGTTGGCGTCGCGGCGGAAGCCCTTGCCGCAGATCTCGCAGAAGTGGACGTGCTCCGCTAGCAGCTCGGCGGCGTCGAGCTCCACGACCTCGTAGCCACCGTCGTCCTTGGCGGCCTCCAGGGGTTGCTCTTGGGCGGAAGCGGCCACAACTGGGATCTCTCGGACGGGAGCGGGAGAGGGAGCGGCGGAAGGAGGAGGTGGAGGTGGGGCGGGAAAGGGGACGGAGGAAGCGAGGAGCTCGGCGGCGTTGAGGACGACGAGCTGGGCAGCGGCGGAGATCTCGGAGGAGACAGATTGGATGTCGGCGTAGGAGAGAGGCCGGGCTTCGCCCGAGATAGAGGCGCAGATACGGCCCCGGACGGCGGCCATGCGGTCCCCGAGAGCAGACAGACGGAGGAGGGCGGCCCGGGGGTCCCCGTCcgctcctcctcctccgcctccgcccacGATGGCGTCAGCGAGTTCGCCGCGCGGCATGGTCAGCGACGGCGGGACCGTGGCAGCCCTTGACGCGATGGTGCTGTTGCATCTGCCGGCGACCTGGTTGCTCCTGGTGGAGTCCATAACCAGGCAGCGAGTGGTATCAAAGTTGGATTTGCACGACACGACGCGCTTTGGTGCTGCTGTGCTAAGATTGTTGCCTTTTGCGCTCATGCCCTCTCCACTTGTGAAATTTACGGTTGCGGTTGGCACTCGGAACACTTTCAGCTCCCATTTTCTAAAGATGTCGCGTCACAAATATGAACAAAAAGTATGCACTTCGGTTTGGCAAATTTGACTTTGGAGCTCATCCAGACTATTTTTTATTATAGTGATtatacttatttatttattttatgggAGGAATGGATAGCGCTTTTTTGGGTTGGATGAGAGTATGTCTGTTTTTTATTTAATGCGTTATCAATGTTTTATCGCGCCGTTTTAGAAATGACATATCAACATTCAACAATTATCTAGGAAACAATGTATATCGAGTTTTATCTCGCCCATGAAACTCTCGCATACATTTTTTTCATTATGACCTATACAATCTCATTTAATAGCCGGTCTCTTGCGAGGTCTTTATAGAGTTAAATGTAAAAAAAATACAAGAGATGACCCGTCTCTATATAACTCTTCATACATAATGTCTCTTGATATTATTTATGATATGACTGATTTTAAAAACTCTCTATTATATGATACAGTTTCTTATGTGTCTCTTGTACATAGAATACCGAGCAAAAGACTCTTGGTTGTACATATCCTTAAATTGTATGTCATGTCATTCTGCTTTCCTATGTAGCATATCATtaaaatctctactacttctTAAGTTGTTAGTGTAGGCGTGCACAGGTTAGGTTCTgccatgcctcctcctccacgttCGCGTCTCTGCCGCCAtcctcgccctcgccctcgccccgCTCTCCATCAAAGGAAGGCGCCATTCCAGGGATTACCCCACCATTCTCGCCCTCGTCCGCTCTCCGGCATCCTCGCCCCCACCCGCCCCCGCCATCCTTGCCCTCCTACGCACAAGTCCTCGCCCTCCTACGCGCAAGTCCTCGGCGCCCCTTCCCCTGCTCCCATCGTCTCCGCGCCATCCTTGGATCCGGGGTTCGCGGCGCCATCCTTGGATCCGGGGTCCGCGCAAGAGCCTGTCGTCTCCGCGCCATCCTTGGATCCGGGGTCGCAAGAAGGAGGCTATTCCGAGGCATCTTGCATGCGCTCCGCACGGGCCTCCTCGCCGCCGGCGCcacgctcctcctcatcgccgcgGCCATCGCCTTCTTCGTGGCCCGCGACATCAGGAAACGGCGTCGCGTCTTTGACCACCTCAAGCCCCACACCGTCGGCACCTTCCTCCCCCCTCGTGCGTGAGACGACGACGAGCGAAAGCCTCCGACCACACCTTGAGCGACGGCAGCTCCCCCTCTCCGCCCATCTCCCCCTCCCCTCGCGCACACTTCCCTAGCACGCTCGAATCCTTCGGCTCGCGCATTTGTGACCCCTTCACCTCCCTCCTCGAGGCCATCGTTGCTTGGGACGCCACCGTCGGTTGACCCCGCACCCGCCATCAATGCCCCCATCGCGCCCTCCGTTACCTCTGCTCCGCGGTCCCCGTCATCCGAGCCCTCCTCCCCAAGCGCAGGGGATCCGCCTCCCCACGCCGTCGATGGAAGGTGGCCGAGTTCTCCTGATCCCATCGCGCCCTCCTCCCCAAGCGCAGGGTGCGGTGTGGATGCATTTGCGGCGGTAACCAGATCCGGTCGGCGACGACGATCGAGCGGGAGAGGACGACAAGCGCGACCACTGTCGCAGGCATCGTGCACCCCCAACCGCCCGCCCGCCCACCGCGAGCACCGCGCCCTATGGCTCACTCTGTCAGCCTGTCGTACTCACCGCACGTGCTTCGTCAACCCAGCGCCCAACGATACAGTTCGCCAAAGAGGAGGTCGTAGCTTACAAAAAGAAATCGCCTTTTGATTTCGTCATATGCTTCTTTGTTTGTTTCTGAGCACTAGAtctgctttccttttcttttcaggAATTTGATAGGGAAGGCATCCAGCCTTTCAAGCTTGCTACTATTGGGGGGGTTTCTGAATTCTTTGGGTATGTCCCATGACCTGAGGCATGCCAGCTGTTGTACTTTGACCAAAATGTTGTGCTCAAACTGTTTTGAAAACCAAAACAGCGGTACACATGTTCTTGGCCAAAATGAGCTACACGTGTTCTGAAAACTGAAACGGCGGTTAATATGTATGAGATTGCTACTGACTTTGGACCTGACAAGAGGCCAAATTATTATACCATGTTACACATGTTCCTAAGTGTGATAGCGACTTTAAACCTGACAATAGTTAATGTGTTTCAGCATTGTAGAATAGTTATTCCATTAAGTTATTGAACATAGATCCATTTTGGACAGGTTAGTTTTGTATCTAGAATGATGGACAACTATGATACATCTGTATAGAATAACATTTTAGAATGTTTAGAATTACATAAAGGAATACGTTCTAATCTCTTGTAAATTCAAACACTCAATATGGCATATTGTGGCCTGACTCTTTTTGTTCTTGACATTAAATTTGGATGTGGTGATTAGATGGGTCTATAGAAGGTAAAAATGCACTTTAATTTTGTCTTGTTAAATGTTTTTGACATTTTTTGTGTTTCAATGTTGCAATGCAGAAATCGAACAAGGTGTTGCTAGGCAATTATTCGATCTATCATTGATTACAAAAGAGACCCATGGCCAAAGGTGTCTGATAATGTCAAAGACCTTGTAAGATGAATGCTCAATCCGGATCCAAAATAATGACTAACAGCTCAGCAAGTGCCTGGTAATGATCATTCTCGCACTAGAGGACTATAGTTTTGCTTTTTTCAATCTTAAAACAGTGAGAAATTATAATCCAGATTGCTAAACCTTGTGTTAGCATTGATGGAAGATAATGCTATAATTTTTTGTAAGTGTTCTCCCCTATATATTTGTCTAATAACCTTGTATCCCCCTCCATCTTGCTGCTAACCATAAATTCATGTTGCATATTTAACTTACCTTGGTAGCGAATAGAGCTGGATATATCTATCTTAGCTTGATGTTCTTGATTTTCATTGGTATGATTCTCATTTTCAAAATTATTTCAATTACTTGAAAGAGCTCTTGAGGCCTCTAGATATGACTTGGACTCTGcaatctctactactccttaagttattagtgtaggcgtccacaaatcgagttggtgcacggttctgcctgcCGAGGATCCCCACACCGATCcgccccaccctcctccccaccGCTCTCATCTGCTCCGCCATCAACGCCCTCATCTGCTCCGCCATCAACGCCCGTCTCCAATAGTGGAAGGTGGCCGAGGATCCGTGCCATCAACGCCCGCCATCGGACCTGTACGCGATACCAGCAACGCCGTCATGGAAGGTTGTCGAGGCCGCCATCAAAGCCATCCTCCCCACGCCATTGATGGCGCACGCGGCAAAACCGCACACCTCCTCCCCACGCCGAATCTCCTACCGTTTCAACTGAAGCAGCACCGACGCCTGGTAGCAGTGTGGTTGCTGGTGAAAGCACCAGCTGACAAGGGGAA is a genomic window of Zea mays cultivar B73 chromosome 5, Zm-B73-REFERENCE-NAM-5.0, whole genome shotgun sequence containing:
- the LOC100274444 gene encoding uncharacterized protein isoform X1, whose translation is MSAKGNNLSTAAPKRVVSCKSNFDTTRCLVMDSTRSNQVAGRCNSTIASRAATVPPSLTMPRGELADAIVGGGGGGGADGDPRAALLRLSALGDRMAAVRGRICASISGEARPLSYADIQSVSSEISAAAQLVVLNAAELLASSVPFPAPPPPPPSAAPSPAPVREIPVVAASAQEQPLEAAKDDGGYEVVELDAAELLAEHVHFCEICGKGFRRDANLRMHMRAHGDRFKTLDALSRPGHGQPKPPVGSNVRFSCPFAGCNRNRTHRRFRPLKSAVCARNHFRRSHCPKLYACERCGGKKRFAVLADLRSHLRHCGEEAQWRCSCGTTFSRKDKLFGHLALFEGHTPAVTKPNKDVVTGPTESTIDAMEEGGFEEGIPDREEDEEGGYDPEFFKEWMDELRGGAGGSNWPGPAADGH
- the LOC100274444 gene encoding uncharacterized protein LOC100274444; amino-acid sequence: MDSTRSNQVAGRCNSTIASRAATVPPSLTMPRGELADAIVGGGGGGGADGDPRAALLRLSALGDRMAAVRGRICASISGEARPLSYADIQSVSSEISAAAQLVVLNAAELLASSVPFPAPPPPPPSAAPSPAPVREIPVVAASAQEQPLEAAKDDGGYEVVELDAAELLAEHVHFCEICGKGFRRDANLRMHMRAHGDRFKTLDALSRPGHGQPKPPVGSNVRFSCPFAGCNRNRTHRRFRPLKSAVCARNHFRRSHCPKLYACERCGGKKRFAVLADLRSHLRHCGEEAQWRCSCGTTFSRKDKLFGHLALFEGHTPAVTKPNKDVVTGPTESTIDAMEEGGFEEGIPDREEDEEGGYDPEFFKEWMDELRGGAGGSNWPGPAADGH